The genomic region CCAAAATGCCACATGATAGAGTTTGTCGCGCTTTTTCTAGAGCTTCCTGTGCCAACCACATCGCCCACATACGCTACAGGAACGCCTTTAGTTTTAATGGCTTTTATGCGTTGTTCGTAATTTTCAATCCGGTTTTTTAGCATGGCTTTGGCGTGTAAAGGAATATCGCTTCGTGTGAAAGCATCGCTTGCTGGGCTTAAATCATCGGTATTGGTTTCGCCATCAATCTTAAACACGCACGCTTCAATGCATTCATTCAAAGGCTCTTTATTCAAAAACCATTCGGCGTTCGCCCAAGACTCTAGCACTTCTTTAGCCAAAGCGTTAGTTTTACTCATTGCAGCGATTTTATCAAACGATCCATAGACTAAAAGAGTGGTTTTTAACGCTTTCGCGCTCTCTTTAGCGATGTTTTTGTCTTGACTCTCTAAGCCCATAATCAAAGGCTCTACATTATACCCCCCAAGCATCGTGCCTAAAAGAGTGGTCGCTTCTAAAGCGCTAATGTGCGCGCATTCTAGTTTTTTTTGAGACAATTTAGCTAAAAATTCCGCTTTCACTTTCGCCCCCTCATCAACCCCAGGGCTTACTCTGTGAATGAGTAATTCTTTAGCGAAAGCGGCGTTTGTAGGATCTTTCATCAAAATCTCAACAACCGCTTCCACTTGTTTAGCGCTTAAGGGGAGTGGCGGGATACCCTCACTTTTTCTCTCTGAAACGCTTTTTTTGTAATCTTCTAAAAAATCTTTCATCATTTCTCCTTTTTAAATAGCATTATTTACTAATGCACTAATCATTTGCCCTATGATAACAAAACTCTTTTTACTTTTAGTTAAGTTGTAAGAAACTTTAGCTACCATGCGATACAAAAAAGGATTTTAAGTGCGTTTTGGTAAAATTGATTATTTGAACATGCTCCCTTTTGATGTGTTTATCAAATCCTACCCTACCCCTTGTTATTTCAAACAATTTTTACGGCTTAAAAAAACCTACCCTTCCAAACTCAATCAAAGTTTTTTATTCAGGCGTATTGATGCGGGCTTTATTTCTTCTATCGCCGGCTATTCATTCGCTCTTTGTTCTTATTCTCTAGGCATTGTCGCTTATAAAGAAGTTTTAAGCGTGCTGGTTGTGGATGCAAAAAACGCTTTTGATAAAGAGAGCGCTTCTTCAAACGCTCTCTCTCAAGCGCTAGGGTTAAAAGGCGAAGTGTTAATCGGCAATAAAGCATTGCAATTTTATTATTCCAACCCTAAAAAAGATTTTATAGATTTAGCCGCTCTGTGGTATGAAAAAAAACGCTTGCCGTTTGTTTTTGGGCGTTTGTGTTACTATAAAAACAAGGATTTTTACAAGCGCTTGTCTTTAGCCTTCAAACATCAAAAAACAAAAATCCCTTACTACATCCTTAAAGAAGCCGCTTTAAAAACCAACCTAAAACGCCAAGACATTCTAAATTACTTGCAAAAAATTTACTACACTTTAGGCAAAAAGGAACAATCAGGCCTTAAAGCGTTCTATCGTGAATTGTTGTTCAAACGCATCCAAAAACCCAAGCGTTTTTAGTGATTCGCTGAGAATGTAGGCTTAAAATTTAGAAAGGGTGTTTTTAAGCAAGATTAAGTTACAATCAAAAGTTTTATTAATGGATTAAGAAGGGATCATGCAAGCAAAGATAAAAAACAAACGGGTTTTGGTGAAATTTTCTGGGGAAGCGTTGGCTGGGGACAACCAGTTTGGGATTGACATTCATGTGTTAGATCACATCGCTAAAGAGATCAAAAGCTTAGTGGAAAACGATATTGAAGTGGGTATTGTGATTGGTGGAGGCAATATCATTAGGGGGGTTAGCGCGGCTCAAGGGGGATTATCAGGCGCACCAGTGGGGATTATATGGGCATGTTAGCCACCGTGATTAATGCGGTAGCGATGCAAGAAGCTTTAGAGCATATCGGCTTAGACACAAGGGTGCAGAGTGCGATTGAAATCAAAGAAATTTGTGAAAGTTACATTTACAGAAAAGCGATCAGGCATTTAGAAAAGGGTAGGGTGGTGATTTTTGGCGCTGGCACGGGAAACCCGTTTTTCACTACGGATACGGCGGCCACTTTAAGAGCGATTGAAATTGGATCGGATTTAATCATTAAAGCGACTAAAGTGGATGGCATTTACGACAAAGACCCTAACAAATTTAAAGACGCTAAAAAATTAGACACTTTAAGCTATAACGATGCCTTGATAGGGGATATTGAAGTGATGGACGATACCGCTATTTCTTTAGCTAAAGACAATAAGCTCCCCATCGTGGTGTGCAACATGTTCAAAAAAGGGAATTTGTTGCAAGTGATTAAGCACCAACAAGGCGTGTTTTCTATGGTAAAATAAGCCCTTTAAAATTGGATAGAACTCAAAATAAAAGGATCATTTTGAAAAAAGAGAGAACAGAGAGTTTAGTCGCTCAAGCCTTAAAAAATATTGGGAACGATCGCTACATGCTAGATAATTTAGTTTTCGCTCGTGTGAAGCAATTAAACGCCGGAGCCAAAACTTTAGTGAATATGGACCCTAAACGCCATAAATTAGTGGATATTGCCATTAGAGAAATCGCTGAAGGGAAAATTGATATAGACAGGATAGATGAACGAAATTGATAAATCCGTTGATATCGGATTCTTACGGATTTTGGATGTTATCAAAAAAGTTAAAACCCCAAAGGGTGGCATTGAAGTTTTAAGGACTTTAATTGATTTTACGCCCAAGATTGAAAACGCCCTAAATTTAGCGACCAAAAGCCACAAGGGGCAATACCGAAAGAGCGGCGAGCCTTATATTGTCCATCCTATTTGCGTGGCAAGCGTGGTGGCGTTTTGTGGGGGCGATGAGGCGATGGTGTGCGCTGCGCTTTTGCATGATGTGGTAGAAGACACGCCCTGTGAAATTGAAACGATTGAGCGAGAATTTGGGCAAGATGTGGCTAATTTAGTGGATGCGCTCACTAAAATCACTGAAATCAGGAAAGAAGAGTTAGGCGTGAGCTCTCAAGATCCCAGAATGGTGGTTTCAGCGCTCACTTTCAGAAAGATTTTAATTAGCGCGATACAAGATCCAAGAGCCTTAGTGGTAAAGATTAGCGACAGGTTGCACAACATGCTCACCTTAGACGCCTTGCCTCATGACAAGCAAGTGCGTATTTCTAAAGAGACTCTAGCGGTGTATGCTCCCATAGCGAGCCGATTGGGCATGTCTTCAATCAAAAATGAATTAGAAGACAAGAGCTTTTATTATATTTATCCAGAAGAGTATAAAATATTAAGGAGTATTTGCACAAAAACAAGCAGTCTTTACTCTTAAAACTCAACGCTTTTGCGAGCAAGTTGGAAAAAAAACTTTTTGACAGCGGGTTTAGCCATTCGGATTTCAAACTCGTTACAAGGGTGAAACGCCCTTATTCTATCTATCTTAAGATGCAACGGAAGGGCGCGGTTAATATTGATGAAATTTTGGACTTGTTAGCCATTAGGATTTTATTGAAAAACCCGATTGATTGCTATAAAGTTTTAGGGATTATCCATTTGAATTTCAAACCCATTGTCTCTCGTTTTAAAGATTACATCGCTTTACCGAAAGAAAATGGCTACAAGACGATACACACGACCATTTTTGATGAATCTTCTGTTTATGAAGTGCAGATCCGCACCTTTGATATGCATATGGGGGCGGAGTATGGTAATTCAGCCCACTGGAAGTATAAAGCCGGGGGCGTGGATCATGAAGATCACCATGAGGGCATGAGGTGGTTGCAAAATTTTAAA from Helicobacter pylori harbors:
- a CDS encoding menaquinone biosynthesis protein encodes the protein MRFGKIDYLNMLPFDVFIKSYPTPCYFKQFLRLKKTYPSKLNQSFLFRRIDAGFISSIAGYSFALCSYSLGIVAYKEVLSVLVVDAKNAFDKESASSNALSQALGLKGEVLIGNKALQFYYSNPKKDFIDLAALWYEKKRLPFVFGRLCYYKNKDFYKRLSLAFKHQKTKIPYYILKEAALKTNLKRQDILNYLQKIYYTLGKKEQSGLKAFYRELLFKRIQKPKRF
- a CDS encoding DNA-directed RNA polymerase subunit omega; amino-acid sequence: MDRTQNKRIILKKERTESLVAQALKNIGNDRYMLDNLVFARVKQLNAGAKTLVNMDPKRHKLVDIAIREIAEGKIDIDRIDERN